The sequence TGCTCTTTTTATCTCAATTGGATACTTTAAAATCAGGACTCATGAgaacaaagaaatgagagaattaagaaagaaattatagaagaGAAGAGAATCTAAAGCCAAAGCTCAGGATTTCAGAACAACCTGATCCTCCCCCCAGAGATTTGGTTAATTACGTTACATGGTCAACCTTATGCCGCCAATTTATATAGACTTAGCTATTCCTTACAGAAAGTTGGTGCTCCCTGATCTCTGGCTGATAAAAACTCTGTATCCCTGGATCAGAATGAAGTAATGGCTCTATTCTGCTAACCTTGTTGTTTACCAGTGAGGGAGTGAGCAGATGATTCCCTAAAGCTCTCTGCCCTGAATTGCTGTCCGTTCAGAGAATCCACATCTGGCCACAGGGGTCTGGAGTCAAAAGGCTTTGCTGGGAGAATCCCCAAAGCCTTTGTCTCCAGCTGCACTTTGGGTACCATGAACATTAGTTATGTTATTGTGacttgtatttatgtttttatttcaaattttgtcaCCTTGGGTTACTGTATTTTCTTGTGTTTGTCTTATATGCTCTGGATGGCAAAATCCATGATTTCTATTTCTCtcattagaaatagaaatactcCCCTAGAGGCAGGTACAATATGTAGCATAAAGCAAGGACTCAGAAACTACTGATAATTGCCCAACTGTAATTACTAACTAGAAGGAAAGtgatgatttttaatggtcaatAAAATGTGCCAGGTATCTAGTCTtaggaaacaaaatgtttattgaaatggCATGTAGATAAATTATCACCAGCATAAAACTGTTAGTGGAGTTTTCaacatggattcttttttttcttaaaacgaAGTGAGGGTTTACAAGTCCATTGTCccatatgaaaaatattatatttctctgTTCAGataaagtcctttaaaaaaagtatatcactttgaaattgtcttttaaatgtcTCCAGCCTatgaccaaaacaaaaaatatattaaaaagatacaattatctccatttaaaaagaattaaatataaatgaattaggGGAATACACATGGAAAAAATACTTGGGCATTTGAAATGCTAGAATTTAGTCCtattttattagtatatattaaaatatttaataaataatttttttaaattaccaagaCACAgtgatatgtgaaaattaaaattttaaaaaaatatggcaattatttcatatataccTAGAAAACATGCTAAACTGTTATCTCAACAAGTAAACAAATTCTAAATAACTCTGAGTTCAGTAATTTGGGAATACTGTCCAAAGtaagttttaatttccatttaatgCTAAATATccttaataaaagacaaaataaatatggtaagagaaaatgagaagaaactttcagaaaaatttcTGAAACTTTGTGGGTTCATAGAAATGAGCAGTTAATTCTCAGAGTGAAATGATTTACTCTTCTATTTCAACATGATGTTCTGGTCTGACCTGTTTTGCTCCCCCAAGGTGGTGCTGCTGCCCTCCTTCTCCAATGGTGAGTCTGTTGAATGGGATTATCTTCATGGTGGTTTTCTTCATGGAATACCAACGGGATTTCCAAGTGGCCCAAATAATGCCATTATCATAACCATTAGTAGTAGATGCTTTTGAGTAAGTGCCACCTAAGACAAATTGTAGATGTATACGTCATTGCTCTTGGATTACCTTACCTCAAAAAATCTGTAAAGAACTGTCAATTATGTAGTCCATTATCACATCAAATGTATAGTGTTATCAACTAACTGAAAATATCCCTGAAGATTCCTAAACTctcaatttataattaaaataaatttattatttgaacaACCTGTTACACCTGTGTTGTACTTCCTGGTCGCATCCATACTTTAATTATATTCACTGCTAACAGGGCTAGAACCCCAATTTCCCCAATTGGTCTCTCTCCCTAAGCTTAACTATCCTGGACGCTGCTATTGCAGATCATCTTTCTGCGAGCAGGTGAGAATGGCAGGAGTCACAATTCACAGGTCAtctgaaaacacaattttaatggAAAGTAGAGGAACTTTAGAAAATAGTTCTAGAATGTTATTTCACATCTCTATTATAAAAATGGGGATTAGGTTCATTTGCCTTCTCCTTGTTCCTGGGCACCAGAACTCATGCAGTTTTGTAAGGGATTGTCTGAGTGCAATACTGGTGTGTACCACAGGCTATCAACATGGCTGCTTTAGGTCATATGGATCAAGCATCTTTCCTGAGAATTTCTTCTAATTATATGGCTTGTAGGTGCAAAGATAAATtaggtttctaaaaaaaaaaaagttgtgaaaaccaaaaaataaatttaaataatttttaagaggaTTTTAAATCATCTATTGGCTAGGACAGTACCCTGAGGAGGTGAGATGACTCATTTTTTTTAGCACTAGTAGGGCTTCTCCACACATAAGTATTGGATAGTACAACAGTTTCTCAGTAAGTAAAACCAGTGTTCAGAACTACTCCAGCCTTAGAGCAAGCTTTAGCTTGCTCCCCCCCGATCCTAAAATAAGTGTCTACACTCTTCAGGCTGGACTCCTCTCAAGCTGTCACGGACCCCTGCCCCTTCCATTAATTCCCTGCTCTTTACTTCAGACACCTGCTCACTGGTTATATTTGCTACATTGCTCATGGGAAGCTGAGACAGGTAAATTGTTCACAAGCACAAATATGGTAAAGTTAATGCATCCAGATTATATATATGGTAAGTCTGGAGGCAATACCATAACCCAACGTGTCAACTTTGATCGTGGCAATGACAAATCACTGGATATTTTGCAGCAGGTAGATTTCTTGTAGAGGGACCAATTTGAGGTATAAGCATAGTATTTCCAATTCTGGTTTAAAATCAAGAACTACATAATAAGCCTCCTAATATCTTCATTaataatttctcatttccttatatctatttatatctttcaTAAAATTATAGACTACACACTCTCTCAATGTCTAAGGAGGAAAGCCATACCTTGGTAATAAATTCCATTGAGGTGGCCAGCATGACACTTGTTCATCCACCAACCAGATCCATCCTGTTCAGCACAGTTGCCTTCAAACTTGTCATTGTCATTGTCCCAGGTACTGAACTGCATGCCATTGTGGGATGTGAAAAACTTGTCACTAGGATCATCTCCAAAATCATAGCCATCCAAGGCATTTCCTGCATCCCCACCGATGAAGTAGGCATATGTCAGGCGGTATTTGTCATTTTCAGGTCCCACCTTGAACATGGCATAGTCTGCAGTACTATAAATAAGGGAATAGAGACATCACATCTCCAGCCTCGTTATGGATGTCAGAAGTTCTCTCTTCCAAAGGACAGTTGTTCAGAATTTTTAACTTTGCTTCTTAAGTCGGAAATGTGCTCACTGAATAAAGTTTTCTGCAAATTTGGCAAGAGACGATGACTATACGAACAGTTCAGAGCTTATCGGCACCACACCACCCAGGATGGGTCGAGAAGCCGTCAGGGAACCACAGTGAAAACTAAAACCGTCAgccattttaatactttttgacTATAAGTTTCTAATATCAAGTCTAGATGTATGGAtgaatctaattttatattttccacttttaTCTAAGTGTTTATCATTGTACAGTTCATTGCTGATAGCATGATATCATTGCTCAGTTGTCATAGACCACAGTAATTAGCTGACAGTGAGTGACCACTAATGAATGCACCAAAGGTGAAGGATCTACAGCCCCGTTAGCCACTCATGCCATCTGAAGAGTGAGCCCTAACAGGGTTTTTCTTTCCCAGCGCAGTGTGGTAATGGCAAGAAGGAGGGCTTCTAGAGCATCACATACAAGAAGTCTTCCCTGTGTGGCCCACAAAACATGAGCTGTAGGATCACAGAGAGAGATTCTTCCCTGGAGAAAAATTGTGAGTGAGGGCCAGAATTCTATGGAGTGCAGGGAAGAATGGGTCTTGGTGCATGAACAGGCATTTCCAGAAAACGTTTAGTTTCTTCTCTGACCTTCAGTACTTGGGAAATGGGAGATGTTCTCACAGGAGCAAATCTACTGGCTGTGGTACTTTCTgagtaaaaatttgaaaaatgaaaatatgtgtttgGACACAGAACATAATGATTTCATAGATATAACAAGAGAGTTGGATAGTGTTCTGAACTTTAATTTGAGATAGAATGCTCAAAGCGCCCGGATAGTTCTGAGCATAGAGAGGGCTCTACCTTACTAAAGGAGGTAGCTGATTTAATTTTAAGGTAGCTCCTGAATTTGACTGAATGAATGGTCATTAAAGCACCAGGAAATCTGAAGTGGCTGCATTCACTTTTCAACCAGGATTTTCATTAAGAGCATGGACTGTAGAATCAAactacctgagttcaaatctaACTTTTACCATACACCAGCAatgcgaccttgggcaagttaatctgtaaaatgggattaattaTAGTACCTGCCTCATGAAAGAGTTACTAGAATTcagttaaattataattttaggcTCAACTTCTGGTAAATgttaaatgctcagtaaatattagctgttgTTCTGTATGGTTCCAAGGTAAGTAGATTGAACCGAAACACTCACATTCAACCTGGATAGGACCTATTTCTTTGAACTGCTCAAGAATCTAATTGACTTCTGGGGAACATAGCTGGATGTGCTCTTTTCATTTGTTAGGCTGGTTTTGCCATTGGTCTGTTGATGGTTGGAAAAGTACACATTCCAGACAACAAAGAGTTAGAAGTCCTTTCTAAACAGTACCTGATTTTGCCATTCCAGTCCTCCAACTGCACTCTTAATGCATATGGGATAACAGACTGTGTGCTTATCAAATGAATCTTCTCATTTCCCAGCCAAAACTCTGTAGTGCCAGTAGGAGACAGATGTCCAAACCCTTCTTTGTATTGAATCCAATTTTTCTTGAAATCCAAACTGCCATCAAGCCTCTAATTACACAAGTGCATGGGCAAAAGGAGAGAACGGATTATCAGCGCACATAAAGAAAatgccataaatatttgttgaaaatatggaGGGTATGATTCTATCATTTACTAGCCAAATGACCTTGGTCAagttgtctcagtttcctcatttgtcaaatagGAATAGTGATGCTTACTTCTTAGGGTTCTTGTAGGGATTGCACGACAGAATGTAAGAGAAATACTTAAGAGTGCGGGGTACATGGCAAATTCTAATTTAGTGGTAATTTTTAAGACATCTGGAGGACTTCAGAACTCTCGCCTGATATTGCTGATTCTTGTACTGATAGTGGAAAGGTCAACCCATTGCTCAATTTGTCTACATCCTGGAGCTTTAGTCACTCACTCCCTCTGAGCGCCCCCTGCAGGATTAGCCGTAACAGTGATCAAAGGTAAACCAGGTAAAAGTCTTGCagaggctgccaggggctggcaaACAAACAGAGGGTCCTTGTCTTGGAACAGCTCAACTGTATCCTCTAGGGAGCTTCATCTTCTTGTAATGGGCAGCCAGCCGTACATCTTGATCTACCTGATGAAAGAAGTCCCTTCTAGTTTTTTGTCACTATGAGACTGCGATTACACGCTATCATGAATCTACAACAGCCATGCCAGCATGGAGTCAAAGCACGGGCCAGaatgcctggattcaaatcccgaCTCTGTTACtggtaatcttgggcaagttacttaacctcttgtacctaaatttcctcctctgtgacaCAGGGAAATTATGAGAATTAACTGAGTCAATGTGCATAGGATGCTTAGAAAAGTATCTGGCATGGGGCAGATGTTTAGCATGGTGTTTACTAAATACACACGGTGAGGGAACACATACCTGCTGAAGCACAGTCCATCCATTTCCAGATTGATCTATTTCACAGTAGACTAAGAACTGCTGCTTAGAGGTCAGAGGTTTGATAAAGTAAAGCCCACTTTCCTTGGCTCCCTTATTGGCAATGTCTTGGCAAtctgaagaagaagaaactgtTACTGTGGTTTGAAATCCAGGAAAGACGGGGTCAGCCTTAAAAATGAGCTTTTAACATGTTGCACACTAGTCCTTTACCAAGAAGCATTTTCTTACTTCTCACCCCAGCTTTCCTTTCAAACTATTGTTAGCTAATCAAAAAAAAGTCTAAGCACTTGGACACCTAGATTTAATGGCTAGACACTTTCAAAATTACTTCTATATACTATAATACATAAATTCTCCTTTACTTTATATATTAGCTTTGATGGACATCATCCCAATATCGACCTTTCACTTACCTTTCCCAGTTGTCTCATGTATTTGCACGTCATCTTTGCAAGGTTCCTGACACTGTTCTTCAAGCTGGGCTACCTTCTGTTTCAGGTTAATGATCTTTTGATTGTTTGAATTATATATATCCTGCAAAAATCTACAAGCAGAAGAATAAGATAATAGAGTATTTCTTTCAGAGgcataattttgcattttaattgaaaaatactaCCTTATCTTCTCAAGAATTATTTCCTGGTAAGTTATTCCattcttagtaaaattatgttACTAAATTGAGGTGACTTAAAATTCTAAGCTTTCTGGAAAAGAAGACAACAAAGTCCTTGtcaataaaaaatgtcattgtcGTTAAACAATGCTCATTCTGAGCAGATAACGACCCAAGTGGGTGAAGGGTCTGGTTAAAGGAAGACCATCTGGTGATTATTCTTATGATGAGATATTCTTAGGGAAAGAAAGACTGTTCATTAATTCACATGTGCAGAAGGAAGcattattccttttcatttgtgGATCTGCTGAGGATCTATTTAAGGACTTCAATCTATAATTTACCTGAGAAAATTGTCAGGGACATTATCTtacctaaaataaaacaatgaagacacTTTCCCTATCTTCttaatgtttctatttacatAGCTTTGGGAAAAGGAGGCTGGAGGAGGTGAAAATCCCTGCTTTTGTAGTTTTTCA comes from Rhinolophus ferrumequinum isolate MPI-CBG mRhiFer1 chromosome 18, mRhiFer1_v1.p, whole genome shotgun sequence and encodes:
- the FGG gene encoding fibrinogen gamma chain isoform X2, with the protein product MSWSLHPRSLILYFYTFALLSSTCLAYVASRDNCCILDERFGSYCPTTCGIAEFLNNYQTEIDKDLQTLEDILGEAENRTSQAKELIKSIQVIYDPDKPSRPNRIEAATNNYKKMTEDIMKYEATIIAHETNIRFLQDIYNSNNQKIINLKQKVAQLEEQCQEPCKDDVQIHETTGKDCQDIANKGAKESGLYFIKPLTSKQQFLVYCEIDQSGNGWTVLQQRLDGSLDFKKNWIQYKEGFGHLSPTGTTEFWLGNEKIHLISTQSVIPYALRVQLEDWNGKISTADYAMFKVGPENDKYRLTYAYFIGGDAGNALDGYDFGDDPSDKFFTSHNGMQFSTWDNDNDKFEGNCAEQDGSGWWMNKCHAGHLNGIYYQGGTYSKASTTNGYDNGIIWATWKSRWYSMKKTTMKIIPFNRLTIGEGGQQHHLGGAKQAGDI
- the FGG gene encoding fibrinogen gamma chain isoform X1 → MSWSLHPRSLILYFYTFALLSSTCLAYVASRDNCCILDERFGSYCPTTCGIAEFLNNYQTEIDKDLQTLEDILGEAENRTSQAKELIKSIQVIYDPDKPSRPNRIEAATNNYKKMTEDIMKYEATIIAHETNIRFLQDIYNSNNQKIINLKQKVAQLEEQCQEPCKDDVQIHETTGKDCQDIANKGAKESGLYFIKPLTSKQQFLVYCEIDQSGNGWTVLQQRLDGSLDFKKNWIQYKEGFGHLSPTGTTEFWLGNEKIHLISTQSVIPYALRVQLEDWNGKISTADYAMFKVGPENDKYRLTYAYFIGGDAGNALDGYDFGDDPSDKFFTSHNGMQFSTWDNDNDKFEGNCAEQDGSGWWMNKCHAGHLNGIYYQGGTYSKASTTNGYDNGIIWATWKSRWYSMKKTTMKIIPFNRLTIGEGGQQHHLGGAKQVRPEHHVEIEE